Below is a window of Candidatus Binatia bacterium DNA.
TCCACCGCCGTTAAATTCTCCAATCCGGAGGTGCTCGAGGCGCGCCGGCGCAATATTCCCGTCATACCGCGCGCCGAGATGCTGGCCGAGCTGATGCGGATGAAATACGGCGTCGCCGTCGCCGGCAGCCACGGCAAGACGACGACGACTTCCATGATCGCCGCCATCCTCAGCGCCGCCGGCCTCGATCCCACGATGGTCATCGGCGGCCGAGTCCGGTCGCTCGGCAGCAACGCCAAGCTGGGGCAGGGAGATTTTCTGGTCGCCGAAGCGGACGAGAGCGACGGGACTTTTCTTTTACTCTCGCCGACCATCGCCGTCGTCACCAACATCGACCGCGAGCATATGGATTTTTACCAGACGATGGATCGTCTCACGGAGAGCTTTCTCGAATTCATCAACAAGATTCCCTTCTACGGCCTCGCCGTTCTCTGCCTCGACCATCCCAACGTGCGCGCGCTGTTGCCCAAGGTCAAAAAGCGCTACGTCACCTACGGATTTTCTCTCGAGGCCGAGTACATCGCTGAAGACGTGAAGCTGCACCCCATGGGCGTCGAGTTTTCGGTCCGGCGCGGCGCGACGAGCCTGGGGCTGCTGCGGCTCCGGTCTCCGGGGCGCCACAGCGCGCTCAACGCTCTGGCCGCCATCGCCGCCGCCCAAGAGCTGGAAATTCCTTTTGACAGAATCGCGGCGGGGCTGGAGTCCTTCACGGGTATTCACCGGCGCTTCGAAGTCAAAGGCGAGCCTCGAGGGATTCTCGTCATCGACGACTACGGCCATCATCCGGTGGAAGTCCAGGCGACGATCGAGGCGATTCGCGAGAGCTGGAACCGGCCGCTCACGGTTATCTTTCAGCCGCACCGCTACAGCCGGACGCGCGATTTGTTCGACGACTTTCTCGCGTCGTTCGACAAGGCGGACCGCCTGCTCTTGACGCAAATTTATGCCGCCGGCGAAGAGGCGATCGCAGGCACGTCCGGGAAGTCGCTCTATCAAGCGATCAAGCGC
It encodes the following:
- the murC gene encoding UDP-N-acetylmuramate--L-alanine ligase, which encodes MFEKKHRVHFVGIGGIGMSGIAEVLLNLGYSVTGSDLRKSEATERLSSLGANISLGHRDANLRGDPSVVVISTAVKFSNPEVLEARRRNIPVIPRAEMLAELMRMKYGVAVAGSHGKTTTTSMIAAILSAAGLDPTMVIGGRVRSLGSNAKLGQGDFLVAEADESDGTFLLLSPTIAVVTNIDREHMDFYQTMDRLTESFLEFINKIPFYGLAVLCLDHPNVRALLPKVKKRYVTYGFSLEAEYIAEDVKLHPMGVEFSVRRGATSLGLLRLRSPGRHSALNALAAIAAAQELEIPFDRIAAGLESFTGIHRRFEVKGEPRGILVIDDYGHHPVEVQATIEAIRESWNRPLTVIFQPHRYSRTRDLFDDFLASFDKADRLLLTQIYAAGEEAIAGTSGKSLYQAIKRRGHLEVEYVANKEEMVERLLPKLQSGDIVLTLGAGDIYKVGEKLVEALQR